Proteins from one Tenrec ecaudatus isolate mTenEca1 chromosome 8, mTenEca1.hap1, whole genome shotgun sequence genomic window:
- the CHRNA6 gene encoding neuronal acetylcholine receptor subunit alpha-6 isoform X1: MRTSKGEGFLHSGVSLWLCVFITFFKGSAGCASEERLFHKLFSHYNQFIRPVANVSDPVTVHFEVAITQLANVDEVNQIMETNLWLRHVWNDYKLRWDPMDYDGIETLRVPADRIWRPDIVLYNNAVGDFQVEGKTKALLKYDGMITWTPPAIFKSSCPMDITFFPFDHQNCSLKFGSWTYDKAEIDLLIIGSKVDMNDFWENSEWEIVDASGYKHDIKYNCCEEIYTDITYSFYLRRLPMFYTINLIIPCLLISFLTVLVFYLPSECGEKVTLCISVLLSLTVFLLVITETIPSTSLVIPLVGEYLLFTMIFVTLSIVVTVFVLNLHYRTPATHTMPKWVKTVFLQLLPHILMMRRPPDKRKVTCSDQNPTGTSSKATKVKCTNHNRKELCPCNKSRVTTRSSKRRLSHQPLQWATENVEHSPDVDAVIDSVQFIAQNMKIQNDTKEVEADWKYVAMVVDRVFLWVFIIVCVLGTAGLFLQPLLGNTGK, translated from the exons ATGCGGACCAGCAAGGGTGAGGGATTCCTCCACTCTGGTGTGTCTCTCTGGCTGTGCGTGTTCATAACTTTCTTTAAAG GCTCTGCGGGCTGTGCGTCGGAGGAGAGACTCTTCCACAAACTGTTCTCTCATTATAACCAGTTCATCAGGCCGGTGGCAAACGTGTCTGATCCCGTCACAGTGCACTTTGAAGTGGCCATCACCCAGCTGGCCAATGTG GATGAAGTAAACCAGATCATGGAAACCAATCTATGGCTGCGTCAT GTCTGGAATGATTATAAACTGAGGTGGGATCCAATGGATTACGATGGCATCGAGACGCTCCGTGTCCCCGCTGATAGGATTTGGAGACCTGACATCGTTCTCTATAACAA CGCGGTTGGCGACTTCCAAGTGGAAGGCAAGACAAAAGCCCTTCTTAAATATGATGGTATGATAACCTGGACCCCGCCGGCTATTTTTAAGAGTTCCTGTCCTATGGATATCACGTTCTTCCCTTTTGACCATCAAAATTGTTCCCTGAAATTTGGTTCCTGGACATACGACAAAGCCGAAATCGATCTTCTGATTATTGGCTCAAAGGTAGATATGAATGATTTCTGGGAAAACAGCGAATGGGAAATTGTTGATGCTTCTGGCTACAAGCATGACATAAAGTACAACTGCTGTGAGGAGATCTACACAGACATAACCTACTCTTTCTACCTTAGGAGACTGCCGATGTTTTATACCATTAATCTCATCATCCCCTGCCTTTTAATCTCATTCCTGACCGTGCTGGTCTTTTACCTTCCCTCTGAGTGTGGCGAAAAAGTGACTCTCTGCATTTCCGTTCTGCTTTCTCTGACTGTGTTTTTGCTGGTCATCACCGAAACCATCCCGTCCACGTCTCTGGTGATCCCACTGGTAGGCGAGTACTTACTGTTCACCATGATCTTTGTCACCTTGTCCATCGTGGTGACCGTCTTTGTCCTGAACCTGCACTATCGGACTCCAGCCACGCACACCATGCCCAAGTGGGTGAAGACGGTCTTCCTTCAGCTCCTGCCCCACATCCTGATGATGAGGAGGCCTCCGGACAAGAGGAAGGTGACATGTTCTGATCAAAACCCCACCGGCACGTCCAGTAAGGCAACCAAGGTCAAGTGTACCAACCACAATCGGAAAGAGCTCTGCCCCTGTAATAAATCAAGGGTCACCACTCGCAGCAGCAAGAGAAGATTAAGTCACCAGCCATTACAATGGGCGACAGAAAACGTGGAGCACTCCCCTGACGTTGACGCTGTGATTGACAGCGTGCAGTTCATTGCACAAAACATGAAGATCCAAAATGACACCAAGGAG GTGGAAGCTGACTGGAAGTACGTGGCCATGGTGGTGGACAGAGTCTTTCTTTGGGTATTTATCATCGTCTGTGTGCTTGGAACTGCAGGGCTATTTCTGCAGCCACTGCTTGGGAACACAGGAAAATGA
- the CHRNA6 gene encoding neuronal acetylcholine receptor subunit alpha-6 isoform X2 has product MRTSKGEGFLHSGVSLWLCVFITFFKGSAGCASEERLFHKLFSHYNQFIRPVANVSDPVTVHFEVAITQLANVVWNDYKLRWDPMDYDGIETLRVPADRIWRPDIVLYNNAVGDFQVEGKTKALLKYDGMITWTPPAIFKSSCPMDITFFPFDHQNCSLKFGSWTYDKAEIDLLIIGSKVDMNDFWENSEWEIVDASGYKHDIKYNCCEEIYTDITYSFYLRRLPMFYTINLIIPCLLISFLTVLVFYLPSECGEKVTLCISVLLSLTVFLLVITETIPSTSLVIPLVGEYLLFTMIFVTLSIVVTVFVLNLHYRTPATHTMPKWVKTVFLQLLPHILMMRRPPDKRKVTCSDQNPTGTSSKATKVKCTNHNRKELCPCNKSRVTTRSSKRRLSHQPLQWATENVEHSPDVDAVIDSVQFIAQNMKIQNDTKEVEADWKYVAMVVDRVFLWVFIIVCVLGTAGLFLQPLLGNTGK; this is encoded by the exons ATGCGGACCAGCAAGGGTGAGGGATTCCTCCACTCTGGTGTGTCTCTCTGGCTGTGCGTGTTCATAACTTTCTTTAAAG GCTCTGCGGGCTGTGCGTCGGAGGAGAGACTCTTCCACAAACTGTTCTCTCATTATAACCAGTTCATCAGGCCGGTGGCAAACGTGTCTGATCCCGTCACAGTGCACTTTGAAGTGGCCATCACCCAGCTGGCCAATGTG GTCTGGAATGATTATAAACTGAGGTGGGATCCAATGGATTACGATGGCATCGAGACGCTCCGTGTCCCCGCTGATAGGATTTGGAGACCTGACATCGTTCTCTATAACAA CGCGGTTGGCGACTTCCAAGTGGAAGGCAAGACAAAAGCCCTTCTTAAATATGATGGTATGATAACCTGGACCCCGCCGGCTATTTTTAAGAGTTCCTGTCCTATGGATATCACGTTCTTCCCTTTTGACCATCAAAATTGTTCCCTGAAATTTGGTTCCTGGACATACGACAAAGCCGAAATCGATCTTCTGATTATTGGCTCAAAGGTAGATATGAATGATTTCTGGGAAAACAGCGAATGGGAAATTGTTGATGCTTCTGGCTACAAGCATGACATAAAGTACAACTGCTGTGAGGAGATCTACACAGACATAACCTACTCTTTCTACCTTAGGAGACTGCCGATGTTTTATACCATTAATCTCATCATCCCCTGCCTTTTAATCTCATTCCTGACCGTGCTGGTCTTTTACCTTCCCTCTGAGTGTGGCGAAAAAGTGACTCTCTGCATTTCCGTTCTGCTTTCTCTGACTGTGTTTTTGCTGGTCATCACCGAAACCATCCCGTCCACGTCTCTGGTGATCCCACTGGTAGGCGAGTACTTACTGTTCACCATGATCTTTGTCACCTTGTCCATCGTGGTGACCGTCTTTGTCCTGAACCTGCACTATCGGACTCCAGCCACGCACACCATGCCCAAGTGGGTGAAGACGGTCTTCCTTCAGCTCCTGCCCCACATCCTGATGATGAGGAGGCCTCCGGACAAGAGGAAGGTGACATGTTCTGATCAAAACCCCACCGGCACGTCCAGTAAGGCAACCAAGGTCAAGTGTACCAACCACAATCGGAAAGAGCTCTGCCCCTGTAATAAATCAAGGGTCACCACTCGCAGCAGCAAGAGAAGATTAAGTCACCAGCCATTACAATGGGCGACAGAAAACGTGGAGCACTCCCCTGACGTTGACGCTGTGATTGACAGCGTGCAGTTCATTGCACAAAACATGAAGATCCAAAATGACACCAAGGAG GTGGAAGCTGACTGGAAGTACGTGGCCATGGTGGTGGACAGAGTCTTTCTTTGGGTATTTATCATCGTCTGTGTGCTTGGAACTGCAGGGCTATTTCTGCAGCCACTGCTTGGGAACACAGGAAAATGA